The following are encoded in a window of Anopheles stephensi strain Indian chromosome X, UCI_ANSTEP_V1.0, whole genome shotgun sequence genomic DNA:
- the LOC118513388 gene encoding uncharacterized protein K02A2.6-like encodes MSSMLWRYGCVETVLSTQPCVLGFTTRRVTNVTRCGVCVCGVFSLFSAAPRSVMSLNQDAETPSRNRQHEEVNGQPNGDWLQELYRKQQEMLVNQQQAFMVQQEQLISTILRTVRTEPKPVSSEQIVDLLAGSIKEFNYDPDARVTFAGWYARYEPLFEKDAERLDDGARVRLLLRKLGMAEHERYCSYVMPAKANDFDFATTLRSLKLLFGSQESKVSQRFKCLQLTKSATEDHVMFACRVNKATVEAELGGLSEEALKCLIFVCGLKDERDADIRMRLLSKIEERNDVTLGQLTEDCQKLINLRRDTAMIEGEVRQISRVSDDSKFPWHKKHHSQPQGSRPQGSKPPVECWLCGGNHFACHCSFKRHTCVRCRKTGHKEGFCDTASRVYRGRSLKRVRTVLVNAINSVNRGFVSVSLAGHAVRMMVDTGAEITIISERNWQRIGRPMLRQASIKAKSATGNCLELLGEFQCMLTIGQRSEEGTVRVTKEDLMLLGKDVMELFGLWDVPLTCVCNKVTDVTTNSQEVTKLEEYKDLFSHGLGHCTKMKVRLELKDDAIPVFRPKRPVSYAMLPAVDEELNRLEKEEIISRVNYSAWAAPIVVVRKANGSLRICGDYSTGLNNALRPYEYPLPLPQDIFANLANSTIFSQIDLTYAFLQIEVDEECRELLTVNTHRGLYSYNRLPPGVKVAPGAFQQVMETMLVGLKDVAVYLDDIVIGGADTVAHNKNIRAVLDKLKEYGFRIRPEKCNFMQQQIRYLGHILDRNGFRPDPAKIEAITKMPSPKQPSELR; translated from the coding sequence ATGTCGTCTATGTTGTGGAGATACGGTTGTGTCGAAACCGTGCTTAGTACACAGCCTTGTGTACTAGGCTTCACAACCCGACGAGTGACAAATGTCACtcggtgcggtgtgtgtgtatgcggagttttctctctcttctctgcAGCACCGAGAAGCGTCATGAGCTTGAACCAGGACGCCGAGACGCCATCGCGAAACCGTCAGCACGAGGAGGTCAACGGCCAACCGAATGGCGATTGGCTTCAGGAGCTGTacagaaaacaacaagaaatgCTCGTAAACCAACAACAGGCATTTATGGTGCAGCAGGAACAGCTGATTAGTACGATCCTCCGGACCGTGCGTACCGAGCCGAAACCGGTAAGTTCCGAGCAAATCGTGGATTTGCTGGCAGGAAGCATAAAAGAGTTCAACTATGACCCGGACGCAAGGGTCACGTTTGCCGGTTGGTACGCGCGGTACGAGCCGCTTTTCGAGAAGGATGCGGAGAGGCTCGACGACGGTGCGAGAGTGCGGCTACTTTTACGGAAGCTCGGAATGGCCGAGCACGAGCGGTATTGCAGCTACGTTATGCCGGCGAAGGCGAATGATTTCGATTTTGCAACCACGCTGAGGAGTTTGAAGCTGCTGTTTGGCTCACAGGAGTCTAAAGTGAGTCAACGTTTCAAGTGCTTACAGTTAACGAAAAGTGCAACAGAAGATCATGTAATGTTCGCGTGCCGTGTTAACAAAGCAACTGTTGAGGCTGAATTAGGAGGTTTGTCAGAGGAAGCGTtgaagtgcttgatttttgtGTGCGGTCTTAAAGATGAGAGAGATGCGGATATACGTATGCGTCTGTTAAGCAAAATAGAAGAGCGAAATGATGTTACTTTAGGCCAGTTAACGGAAGATTGTcaaaaattgataaatttgCGTCGCGATACGGCAATGATAGAGGGAGAAGTGCGTCAAATTAGTAGGGTCAGTGATGACAGTAAATTTCCGTGGCACAAGAAGCATCATTCACAACCTCAAGGAAGTAGGCCTCAAGGTAGCAAACCGCCCGTAGAATGTTGGTTATGTGGAGGAAATCATTTTGCGTGTCATTGTTCGTTCAAGAGACACACGTGTGTTCGTTGCCGAAAGACGGGACATAAGGAGGGATTTTGCGATACAGCATCACGTGTTTATCGAGGTAGGTCACTAAAGCGTGTGCGTACGGTTTTAGTGAATGCGATCAATTCCGTGAACCGTGGTTTTGTTAGTGTCAGTTTAGCAGGACATGCTGTGAGAATGATGGTAGACACAGGTGCCGAAATAACCATAATCTCTGAAAGAAACTGGCAGCGCATCGGTAGACCAATGCTTCGACAAGCATCGATTAAAGCGAAATCGGCGACCGGCAATTGTTTAGAATTATTGGGCGAGTTCCAATGTATGCTCACGATTGGGCAGCGATCAGAAGAAGGTACAGTGCGCGTTACGAAAGAAGACCTCATGTTATTAGGGAAAGACGTAATGGAATTGTTTGGTTTGTGGGATGTACCACTAACATGCGTGTGCAATAAGGTGACCGACGTCACAACAAATTCCCAGGAGGTAACGAAACTCGAAGAGTATAAGGATTTGTTTTCCCACGGGTTGGGACACTGTACCAAAATGAAGGTTAGACTAGAACTTAAAGATGATGCGATTCCGGTATTTAGACCAAAACGTCCAGTGAGCTATGCGATGCTCCCAGCAGTGGATGAGGAACTAAATAGGctcgaaaaagaagaaattataTCTCGCGTGAATTATTCAGCATGGGCAGCGCCTATCGTAGTAGTGCGCAAGGCAAACGGTTCGTTAAGGATTTGTGGGGATTACTCCACTGGGCTGAATAATGCGTTACGACCGTACGAGTACCCTTTACCGCTCCCTCAAGATATATTCGCTAACCTAGCTAACTCGACTATATTCAGTCAGATAGATCTGACCTATGCGTTTCTGCAAATTGAAGTAGATGAGGAATGTCGAGAACTGCTAACCGTAAATACGCACAGAGGCTTGTATTCTTACAATCGGCTTCCACCTGGAGTTAAGGTTGCGCCAGGCGCCTTTCAGCAAGTAATGGAAACAATGTTAGTAGGACTTAAAGATGTGGCTGTCTACTTAGACGACATTGTCATAGGTGGAGCAGATACGGTTGCGCATAACAAGAATATTAGAGCTGTACTTGATAAGCTAAAGGAATACGGGTTTAGGATACGCCCTGAGAAGTGCAATTTTATGCAACAGCAGATTAGGTACCTAGGGCACATTTTGGATCGTAATGGGTTTAGACCTGATCCGGCCAAAATAGAGGCGATCACGAAAATGCCATCACCAAAACAGCCTTCAGAATTGCGATAA